The Zeugodacus cucurbitae isolate PBARC_wt_2022May chromosome 4, idZeuCucr1.2, whole genome shotgun sequence genome includes the window GAGTCCTTTAGCTGGACGACTTGGATCCTCAACCATCAAATGCccaaattttggtttttgcgctgttttctttttgttagCACCTCCACGTACCCGCCGGCAAGGTTGCTCttcgaaaaccaaaaatatatctcGTGCCACTCTTCTCCTTTCCGATTTTCTGTGGAAAACATGTTGTTCACCTGGACTCTCCACCTCTGTCTTGATGGCATTCTTTCGTACTTTCGTTGCTACATTGATATTGGAACCATTGGTGTCCTTTGCGTGTGCGTTGTTTACCCTCGGCATTTTTTAGGGCACCAGCTAATTCGCTAACACCAACTAAAGGCGATTTTCATCTTTCGTTTAACAACAAGAGTGCCCATAAATTCCAATAGTAGATGATGTGTACCAAATCTAATTGCTGTATTCGTATTGCCTTTATCGGTATTCCACTGTTTCCACCACTTTCAACTTCTGCAATATGGATTTTCATTTGTTCTCCTAATTTGTTTCGTACGCAATTATCATACCGTATGAATGCATTGCTCATTAAATTATAACCagttaatttaattacatttgcaaattatcaaatttttacattttcgctTGTTTTTACACTTTCGTTTTAAAATCGAtggaaaattttgtatatatcatAGTCACACCTGCAGGGTTAACATTTTGTGGCAATATTAGTGAAAAACGTAGTAGAAAactacttttatttttcaatgttgTCAGGTTCTAGCACTTTCCCATTgggcaaaagtaaaaaaaatggattccaattagaataaaatacacaaacagTATTCTCAGCCTAAAGAAATTGTGATTTCCAAACAGAATTGCGCAGAAATAATATCCGttcgaattttgaaatattaatacacttttttcaaattctaaatATGTCTAAATGTCAGTTTATACTTGACACAGAGTAACTCAAAATTTACTGCTTGAAATTCtatgttaaaaaaatcaaaagaaacgTAGCACTTGAATaagctaatatatatatatgttcatatgtacatatgtgtgcctaATACTAAACTTTTTGAACAAATCCGGTTTATACAACCGGATCCAGCTGAATTTTAAAACTTCTAACGAATGCCACAGCACTTCCTCTATTTTATTGAATATGTTTGCTTTAAAAAGAGAACTATGAAATGCAAAACataattcaaaaatcaaatatttgttatcaaatgatgtttatttaaaatgagCAAATAACAGCAAAGGGTTTCGGTTCGAACAAAGGTTAAAACGAGTGTTTAGAGAGAGAATACATTTCGGCCTTAGATTatatttaatgtgtttaataattttcatttaggCATttgatttacttaaaattattatagtttattaaattaaaacaaaattaagcaCTATTATGGTCTTTAcatgtaaataatatacataaatatgtcagtatttatatatatccctatatactatttttatttgagcgcacaaattcgaaattttatttatttattcatcgcCTCAAGTTCGACATCCTCAACATTGTGTGACCCCCTATCGTACCACCATCTCAAAATAACTGTACGCCTACGTCGTACCACGACGAATATCAGCATTATGAACACACCTTGTAGGCCGTTGACCATTTCCATGACCATAAGATACGCTTCTGGACCGGGTGAATAGAATGTAACTATCTCCAATAGCCATGATACAATTAATATAACACCCAGAAAGCTTATGCATTTGGcgctgttaataaaaaaaaaataataataaataattatttctaaaattaatatgtaCTAAAGCTTGTTTTGGCAAACTTACTCTTTCTTCACTTCCTCATACTTCATTTCATCAATTTCGGGTGTTACATTTGGATGTGTCGTGCCATTCGTACTGTTCTTGGCGGCAGCCTCTGTCTTctgtttctttaatttttggaaaccGAAGAATGATATCATCATTACGATAAATGACAAGAAGAGAAACGTCGATACAGGCGGTATAAAGTAACGTTGCGACTCGCGAATGGCTGTAaagtagaaaatatgaaataaatagttatattttttatcaataattaatttagtgtgctttgtataatttttttttatttttaaatattcttttcgTATTTACTTGACTTTTTTAAAACTGTTAAGTCAAATTaggtataaattaattttatgaaatttaaatgaatcacttttattaaatttaataaatgaaagtggacgttatttcaattaaaaatattattatttttaattaaatggtaattatgttttttttaatatttattttttttataataaattaatttcatgcaatttaaatcaattatcaattgaattaaatttaataaatggacGTGAAggctatttcaatgaaaattaattttgtaattaaatagtcaatctttttcaagttatttttatcaaaattaattaattcataaaattctttgatgaaatatttatttaaacgttTCGCTATTAATTCACTTCTAGTTCTTTCAATCAAAAGTTAGcagttattaatttgttttaattaaccGTTCTATTTCAACttattgcattttaaatacAACACATTTGTGTGCCTTACATGCCGTTAAGCCCTGCATGAAGTAGGATGGCATACCAGGAAGTCCCTTGTGTATAGTCAATGCCACCAGTAAGCCCGCGACACTGTAGCAGATCAGCGAATGCCCAGCAAATACAGACCACACCACCATCTTCGAGGCGCGCTTATTTACCGGAATGCGATACCTAtcatacaataataatttgctTTAATACAGAGACtttgtaaatacattttatacatttttttggctTACCAAATATTGACCAATACATTCCAACAGAGGCAGAAGAACCATATGAAGTAGGATAGCATTAGAAACTGTATAACATAACCGATATTCATGGaatcaattttgaaaatatgcacCAAAGAGTGCAGGAAATAGCCTAAAGCTAGGCATAAGGACAAAGAGCTCAGACATAGTCCGTGTACCGAACGCAACTCCTTCAGTCTTATATGTGTATAACTGACAATCAGCAAGCACGGTATGGAGACGAGCATTAAAGCAGCAATGGCTATGATCTGTCCACGCTTCAAGTGCTCTTCAATTGCGGTTATACAAGTTATGGCATAGGTAATGCCCGACACATTATCCATATCGAGACAATAGAATTTTTCCACAGTATAACTGTCATTGCCATACTTGTCCATAATGAGTAGAGAACCGTCTTGCAGCACAAAGAATGTATCATCTTCATCGTTGTATATCAGAGaactaaaaaacaatattttttcataattttaaaagtattaaattattatttttttacttacgaATTGCAGGGATTTCCAATTTCAACTTGCAAATTAACCGCTATCTCTTCATCTTCAATGCAGTTGTCATATAGCGCAACGCCTATAATACTGGgctcaaatttgaaatttgtcgaaTCGCAGAAATCGTCGGTTTGATTTTCACGAAATACGCTCAAACCCTCGCCATGCGGACAGCATTTTCTTAGACGTGAATTTTTCGTATTCACCGGCTGCACGGCTTTCTTAGTGCGCTGCGAGCAATCCTCTGGTAAAGCCGCATTTTTAGGACTCTCTAACGAGATTTCTGTAGATGTGCTGTAATTTAAAGCTTCATCAGCTGCCGCGGACTCAATGGAATTTCTGCCATAAAGAAATCAATGCATATTTGTTAGTTGAGACTGTACGTGATAAATGAATAgaaaaattttagttgtgaGAACGTTCACATAATTTACACATTAGGGTGGGTCTTAAATGTAGAaagaataaaattaactaaaaattactAGACCTACGCAGTTACTTGTAAAGGATTTCTTCTACATATTTTGATGCTAACTATTGCTGCTTAAGGCGAATCTAATTATAAGGCttcgaaaaattatttacttccCGTTACTACTACATGTCTTGTTATAGCGTCAGCAAACATTCTATGAATTCCTTTGAGATATGCCGCTGAGATATGGCCGGAAATGACTCTGGGTCCATACTGATTTTGCATAACCGACTTTCGAGGATTATACTAATGTAGTCCAAGACCTTGAGGAAGGATTTAAATgttctaaaaaaaaacactgaTGTTCTAACTTTAATGaaaaacaagtagggaagggctaagttcggttgtgaccgaacattttatactctcgcaattaatttatttaatattatataatagacattttgacccacatattcgtcatattgaaatttaaggtttatggtgattttccttactgaataaaagcatttttagtcgttttcaacataacctttgtatggaaggtgggcgtggttataatctgatATCCACcatttttggaatatataaggaaatgcccgaagaaaacgactcctgagaatttcgttgatatagctttagcagtttacgagacatgtataaacaacaatatataaacaacttagtagggggcggggccatgcccacttttccaaaaaaattacatccaaatatgcaccttcttagaacaatcctttgtaccaaattttatttccatagctttatttatggcttagttatggtactttacgttttcggttttcgccattttgtgggcgtggcagtggtccgattttgcccattttagaAAACAACCTtcccatggtgccaagaaacaagtgtgccaagtttcatcaagatatcttaatttttactcaagtgcaAGCTGTACAGACGGAAGGACGGActtacagacagacatccggatttgaactccactcctcaccctgatcactttagtatatataaccctatatctaactcgttttgtttttggtgttacaaacaaccgttatgtgaacaaaactataatactctcttagcaattttgttgcgagagtataaatatagtattctaACATTGTTCTCTACCAAATCGATCGCACATAATATAATTATGTCGACATAATTCaagacaaaagacaaaaaattcACATTGCACTTGGGGAAATTCGTAAATTCATTCTGATATGTTTGAGTTCAACGATGACCAGTTATTATTAATTGTGAACAAACCCATATGCAGTATTCCCTGGATAAGTGAacctgaattttttttattaacatagtATATTAACTTAAATATTACTCCAGTGCTTACAGCTTGCTTTCATGACATTTTTCTCCAGTTTACGGTTctagtatgtatttatatgatattaccTCACAGATATGTACAAGATTTTTAATAAGTTCATTTTCCtatatgaaatttgtatataacgggtgatttttttgaggttaggattttcatgcattagtatttgacagatcacgtgggatttcagacatggtgtcaaagagaaagatgctcagtatgctttgacatttcatcatgaatagacttactaacgagcaacgcttgcaaatcattgaattttattaccaaaatcagtgttcggttcgaaatgtgtttatcgacaaattttgttcagcgatgaggctcatttctggttgaatggctacgtaaataagcaaaattgccgcatttggggtgaagagcaaccagaagccgttcaagaactgcccatgcatcccgaaaaatgcactgtttggtgtggtttgtacgctggtggaatcattggaccgtattttttcaaagatgctgttggacgcaacgttacggtgaatggcgatcgctatcgttcgatgctaacaaactttttgttgccaaaaatggaagaactgaacttggttgacatgtggtttcaacaagatggcgctacatgccacacagctcgcgattctatggccattttgagggaaaacttcggagaacaattcatctcaagaaatggacccgtaagttggccactaagatcatgcgatttaacgcctttagactattttttgtggggctacgtcaagtctaaagtctacagaaataagccagcaactattccagctttggaagacaacatttccgaagaaattcgggctattccggccgaaatgctcgaaaaagttgcccaaaattggactttccgaatggaccacctaagacgcagccgcggtcaacatttaaatgaaattatcttcaaaaagtaaatgtcatgaaccaatctaacgtttcaaataaagaaccgatgagattttgcaaattttatgcgttttttttttttaaaaagttatcaagctcttaaaaaatcaccctttacatatatCTTACTAATTATACAGAAAAATCCATCAGCTGATTTCAATTATATGCTGGAAATTCCGTTTTCTTATCGGTCACGTTCTTAAAATGAAAACCATGTAAGTGGAACACTTAAAGAAGAGATACTGTACTCCTGTGTACTTCACCCCCAAAGTGCATTGACCATAAGAAACTTATTGGATATCCCCACTCATATTTGgtgacacatatgtatgtatgtacgtatatgtaaCTATATAGAATGAGTTATATTCTTAAGAATTTAATGAATGCACACGCATTGAGGTAAAAAAGAAATGAGGCAATGGctcgaattaaaaatattatatggcaTTTTTATGCATTCTAATGGTTCTACAAAACAgttagacaagacaataaacggtgcttaaaataaaattatgtaattctCTTTTAAACCAATTAATCTCACTCAATCTCATTGGAAAACTGCATTGTTGCAGTCTATAAAAATCCACTGATAACCAGGCCCAACGTGCCATTTAGAAAATGACATCGAAAAAGAGTGTAACATTGCTCATAATTGAAAGAAATTCTATATCTCATTATTATCATCAAATTTTTGGCCATATTCTTGTTATATATACTAGATATCTTCTTGCAATCTAAGACTATATAAGACGTCTAATAAAGTTGATTACTTATTATGCAATATAAAGAACCAAATTCAAGCATGCAAACGAAAAATAACCTTGTCATTAAGGTTACTATTAATTAATAGCCATTTATGTAGATGCATTTTCCTTTAAATATCCCTCCGgcaatatctatttttttaaatttttttaattttttttaaattgtattttaaatatttttaaattactacaATATTTATTGCTTGCTACTGTATTGTATATCGCGTAAATCACAACttctgtaaatattttgaatacttTAGAGCTGTTAACAAATTTTATGGGCGGGtcacaaataaaattagaatttatgGCCTGCTGCTGGATCATACCTACATTTGTATTTGcacacataaaataatatatatatttttttttgaatttatgctTATGAATACTTAATTAGTGTATTATGACGGGTACTATGcattactcaattttgaatttaagttaaaaattaaacatgCTAATTTTGTTGCTACAAATCGCTACAAGTGCGCGATTTAgtgataaatttttttgttaacttACATGAACTTTGAAAGCGTATCGTTTGTTCCATTTATGGCCGTTTGTGATAATATGCTATTGAAGCTCCAACACTCAACTATGCAGGCTACTATCACAAGTGTACGTATCAGTAAATCGTACATGATTACATTACCCTGAAATGAATGTAAAAGCAGttgttatgtatttatatgcggAAAGAAGTAAGTTACACTTTGACTGTTGACTGTTTggtttcaataaattcaaactAAAAACGCTTACACACGTAGATAAGTATGTAGGTATTTATGTATCTAATATGACatcacaaataattattttcgcgCGAACACTCTTATCAGTGAATTCAATAAAACTCTTTCACATGGTTTCTCAGAAAACTCCATACTAAATTATTGCCTAAGCGATTTAGGCGTCAGCGTAGTAtgaataagaatatatttatatatgtatgtgcacatgtatttaaaaaatatacatttgtattaatattgatttaaacaaTTTGCACTCATATGTCTGTCTATTCATTGCTTCACTTGTGCGATGATCTTCAAACGCGCAGATTAACTTATTACTTTGTTAAACTTGCTTTGCTGGTTCAGCTAACCAAAAATTCATTTACATATgcactaaatatatacatatatatatgtatgtatgtgtcgaatatttgtttaattaaatcaaGTGAGCATTTTTTTCATCTTGTTGCAAATATTATAGACCGTGGAAGAGagaacaaacaataacaaattatctaacatacatgcatacatatatacactgcaTTTGCACTACACTTGCCAAACGTACAAGAACTATCCACTTAAATATCCGCACACACAATAGCGGTGCGTTATACacgtttaattaattaaaaaaccaagCAGCTACTACAACTTTAAAAACATTGTGCACTCGCTTGTAGATTCATAGAAATGAAGTTACTCAcggattatttatttaatatgtgaGTAATGCTCACCGGTATTTTCTTTCTCGCGGCGCGCTTacaattcactttatttatttgtttgtgtactCTTCTTTTGTTTTACCGCTCGAAATACAAATGTCTTATTTGTGTTattgataatatacatatataaatatacaccgTGCGCTCACAACTGACTTGACTGACTCGAGTTTAGCGAATAATTGTTAAAGAATGAGCCTTGTCTGTAAAAACAATTCATTTGGCCTAATGTCGGATATCATTATATTGGAATTCGTacgtttattttttgataagatAACGGCATTAGGGTTTTGTGTGGTTGGCAAATCTGCTTACTACCGTTTTACCGCTGCCTCCAAAGTTTGCTAATGTAGTGGCACAAAAACGCTAAAATGTAacttataaaatgtattcaaacttATGCGGCACTAAACACAGACTCCAAGCAATCACACACAGATGCAAAGATATTAAATGCAACAGAtattgaatacaattttttttatcacatcaatttttcttttaaaaatataccaCCAATTATTGACAACAGTTGAAGCTTGAACACGAATTGTCATTtgtcaattataataaatatttactttaaatatattaccaCTTTCTCCAAAAACTGAAATTGTAATTTTGTACAAGCGGAAAGTGGTGTTTAGCATCAGCACTTCCGTCGCACTGATCGGAGACTTTCCGTGAGcacaaatttctttaataaatgaGAGGAAGAATGAAATGAATGAGAGAATGCAAATTATTACTTCGTTCAAATGCCGAGATAAACGAGAGAAAATAAGTGCCTCCCGGCGCTCTTTCATGCAacagtattatttaaaataactgaaaatttATATTCCGTTTATATTCAGTTTGAAAAACTGTATTCGGggttttaaaacaattaaatacttAATCTTGACTATTGAGTGCCAAAAAGAAGAAAAGGAACAGAAAAAAACGTCAAAAATGTCTAAAGTCCGTAtgcatattttgattaaaaatgattttcataaagaaaaaatttgcatttttatcgatGACGCGAAGTTTTAACTAAACTATAGCGAATTTTGCCAAATATTTTaaggtaatttaatttaattaatgtaaggaaactaaataatttattttaaaatatacataattaaaaaaaaaaataaattaattaaatctatttcaatattaatttaattaaaaacaaatttgatacaatatattatacaatcaaaataatttgtaaattcaAATAATCAATTTTTAGAAATCAATTTTCTTACAGTTagttacatttaattatttaaatgaataattctttttactTTAAGTATTTTACCAAGAAGGTTCTCCAGTAGATTCGGCTGTAATCACGTAAACAGTGCAAtacttatagaaaaatatattaaataaaacatgtaTTTCGTTAATTATCATATACACCTTATGATGAAATACATTTGATAATgacgaaattatatacatatatatacatgttttatttaattaaaaattaatgcaacagaaatatttcttttttatgatcatgaaatgttttctaaaataaatactttgtgAAAAGATGACACCCTGTGTCGTGATGTTTAacaattataacaaatatgaattgtgtttcaataaaataaacatattgtatttagtaatttaaaaattcttttttataaatttgtttgcaaaaataGTTTGACTTACAGTAGAATATCTTTTTCATATACAATACAAAGAAGCATGCACGCACTATTATGGTTGGTTTGCACGTTTTACCATCATGCGCACTTCTCGCACACAGCACATGCAGGTGGCAACATCGTTGCGCCATATTGCACAAAACGACTGCCAGAGGTCGTCTTCGGCGTTGTAAAATAGAAAACTCGCTGTGATTGGTCATTGCCTACTGTACGTTTTGCGAGTTAAAAAGTGAGGAAAAATCACTAAAgaataaaaagtttataaaaacatataaattgttgttgaatagtgcgaattttttacaaatcaaaTACAAGTGTTTGTGCTTTTTCTATGGTGTATAAAATTCTGTGCGAAAAGTTATTGCTTATAGACATAAAGTGAAAAATCGTTTTTCATAATGGCGGCCTCGTTTGGGCTTGAGTTTTCGACTGGCGAAGCCATCAATTGAATAAGCGCTAAAGATACAGTTTTGGGAGGAAGGTAGAGTATTTAGCAGAATTgtcaaaaatatgcaaacattcttttttttttaactcattgagaaaagtgtttgtttttgttgaaatttaatgaaTGATAAAATGCTTGGTTTTAATGCTTAATATAATGCCTAGCTGTGTGCGTTTCAATTCTAAAAAATAACCTTCAATTTTTTATTCCTGGTTTTCTTCAGATTTTCCAACACCGtgcactatttatttttataaaaagttattttaaagGACATTCGGCAagaattacaatatatatatttttaaaaaattttaaccaaaCGGAGTTGTTAAAATAATGAGTGGACGTGGTAGTCGAAAACGGGGTAGGCCACCAAAGACGCCAAATGAGCGCGCTGGGACCAAATTCAATTATCAGCTGTTGAAGAAGCCAAAATATTTGAGCAAGGCCAGTGATTCTCAATTAAGTACTCCATCAGCTTCGCGCGCTTCTTCACCACAGGAAAGTGATGGCAGTCGCAGCTATAATAGGAAATGCACCAGCAAAAGCACCAGAGGCAGATCACGTAAATCGACAAGTAGTACGGCTAATGTAAGCCGCAGAGGAGGTAATACtcgtaaacaaacaaatttgtttacattttcttttgacTTTATATTGTACAACA containing:
- the LOC105216712 gene encoding probable G-protein coupled receptor Mth-like 14 isoform X2 yields the protein MKERREALIFSRLSRHLNEGNVIMYDLLIRTLVIVACIVECWSFNSILSQTAINGTNDTLSKFINSIESAAADEALNYSTSTEISLESPKNAALPEDCSQRTKKAVQPVNTKNSRLRKCCPHGEGLSVFRENQTDDFCDSTNFKFEPSIIGVALYDNCIEDEEIAVNLQVEIGNPCNSSLIYNDEDDTFFVLQDGSLLIMDKYGNDSYTVEKFYCLDMDNVSGITYAITCITAIEEHLKRGQIIAIAALMLVSIPCLLIVSYTHIRLKELRSVHGLCLSSLSLCLALGYFLHSLVHIFKIDSMNIGYVIQFLMLSYFIWFFCLCWNVLVNIWYRIPVNKRASKMVVWSVFAGHSLICYSVAGLLVALTIHKGLPGMPSYFMQGLTASIRESQRYFIPPVSTFLFLSFIVMMISFFGFQKLKKQKTEAAAKNSTNGTTHPNVTPEIDEMKYEEVKKDAKCISFLGVILIVSWLLEIVTFYSPGPEAYLMVMEMVNGLQGVFIMLIFVVVRRRRTVILRWWYDRGSHNVEDVELEAMNK
- the LOC105216712 gene encoding probable G-protein coupled receptor Mth-like 14 isoform X5, with the protein product MYDLLIRTLVIVACIVECWSFNSILSQTAINGTNDTLSKFINSIESAAADEALNYSTSTEISLESPKNAALPEDCSQRTKKAVQPVNTKNSRLRKCCPHGEGLSVFRENQTDDFCDSTNFKFEPSIIGVALYDNCIEDEEIAVNLQVEIGNPCNSSLIYNDEDDTFFVLQDGSLLIMDKYGNDSYTVEKFYCLDMDNVSGITYAITCITAIEEHLKRGQIIAIAALMLVSIPCLLIVSYTHIRLKELRSVHGLCLSSLSLCLALGYFLHSLVHIFKIDSMNIGYVIQFLMLSYFIWFFCLCWNVLVNIWYRIPVNKRASKMVVWSVFAGHSLICYSVAGLLVALTIHKGLPGMPSYFMQGLTASIRESQRYFIPPVSTFLFLSFIVMMISFFGFQKLKKQKTEAAAKNSTNGTTHPNVTPEIDEMKYEEVKKDAKCISFLGVILIVSWLLEIVTFYSPGPEAYLMVMEMVNGLQGVFIMLIFVVVRRRRTVILRWWYDRGSHNVEDVELEAMNK
- the LOC105216712 gene encoding probable G-protein coupled receptor Mth-like 14 isoform X1 codes for the protein MLNTTFRLYKITISVFGESGNIFKGNVIMYDLLIRTLVIVACIVECWSFNSILSQTAINGTNDTLSKFINSIESAAADEALNYSTSTEISLESPKNAALPEDCSQRTKKAVQPVNTKNSRLRKCCPHGEGLSVFRENQTDDFCDSTNFKFEPSIIGVALYDNCIEDEEIAVNLQVEIGNPCNSSLIYNDEDDTFFVLQDGSLLIMDKYGNDSYTVEKFYCLDMDNVSGITYAITCITAIEEHLKRGQIIAIAALMLVSIPCLLIVSYTHIRLKELRSVHGLCLSSLSLCLALGYFLHSLVHIFKIDSMNIGYVIQFLMLSYFIWFFCLCWNVLVNIWYRIPVNKRASKMVVWSVFAGHSLICYSVAGLLVALTIHKGLPGMPSYFMQGLTASIRESQRYFIPPVSTFLFLSFIVMMISFFGFQKLKKQKTEAAAKNSTNGTTHPNVTPEIDEMKYEEVKKDAKCISFLGVILIVSWLLEIVTFYSPGPEAYLMVMEMVNGLQGVFIMLIFVVVRRRRTVILRWWYDRGSHNVEDVELEAMNK
- the LOC105216712 gene encoding probable G-protein coupled receptor Mth-like 14 isoform X3, encoding MPLSYQKINGNVIMYDLLIRTLVIVACIVECWSFNSILSQTAINGTNDTLSKFINSIESAAADEALNYSTSTEISLESPKNAALPEDCSQRTKKAVQPVNTKNSRLRKCCPHGEGLSVFRENQTDDFCDSTNFKFEPSIIGVALYDNCIEDEEIAVNLQVEIGNPCNSSLIYNDEDDTFFVLQDGSLLIMDKYGNDSYTVEKFYCLDMDNVSGITYAITCITAIEEHLKRGQIIAIAALMLVSIPCLLIVSYTHIRLKELRSVHGLCLSSLSLCLALGYFLHSLVHIFKIDSMNIGYVIQFLMLSYFIWFFCLCWNVLVNIWYRIPVNKRASKMVVWSVFAGHSLICYSVAGLLVALTIHKGLPGMPSYFMQGLTASIRESQRYFIPPVSTFLFLSFIVMMISFFGFQKLKKQKTEAAAKNSTNGTTHPNVTPEIDEMKYEEVKKDAKCISFLGVILIVSWLLEIVTFYSPGPEAYLMVMEMVNGLQGVFIMLIFVVVRRRRTVILRWWYDRGSHNVEDVELEAMNK
- the LOC105216712 gene encoding probable G-protein coupled receptor Mth-like 14 isoform X4, which gives rise to MHGNVIMYDLLIRTLVIVACIVECWSFNSILSQTAINGTNDTLSKFINSIESAAADEALNYSTSTEISLESPKNAALPEDCSQRTKKAVQPVNTKNSRLRKCCPHGEGLSVFRENQTDDFCDSTNFKFEPSIIGVALYDNCIEDEEIAVNLQVEIGNPCNSSLIYNDEDDTFFVLQDGSLLIMDKYGNDSYTVEKFYCLDMDNVSGITYAITCITAIEEHLKRGQIIAIAALMLVSIPCLLIVSYTHIRLKELRSVHGLCLSSLSLCLALGYFLHSLVHIFKIDSMNIGYVIQFLMLSYFIWFFCLCWNVLVNIWYRIPVNKRASKMVVWSVFAGHSLICYSVAGLLVALTIHKGLPGMPSYFMQGLTASIRESQRYFIPPVSTFLFLSFIVMMISFFGFQKLKKQKTEAAAKNSTNGTTHPNVTPEIDEMKYEEVKKDAKCISFLGVILIVSWLLEIVTFYSPGPEAYLMVMEMVNGLQGVFIMLIFVVVRRRRTVILRWWYDRGSHNVEDVELEAMNK